In one window of Camelina sativa cultivar DH55 chromosome 15, Cs, whole genome shotgun sequence DNA:
- the LOC104747446 gene encoding protein DELETION OF SUV3 SUPPRESSOR 1(I)-like — protein MATEPKAATAEVVKVDLFEDDDEFEEFEINEDWLEKEEVKEVSQQWEDDWDDDDVSDDFSRQLRKELENGGEKK, from the exons ATGGCGACAGAACCGAAGGCGGCGACTGCTGAAGTTGTCAAGGTGGATCTGTTCGAGGACGACGATGAGTTCGAGGAATTCGAAATCAACGAAG ATTGGCTGGAGAAAGAGGAAGTGAAGGAAGTTAGCCAACAGTGGGAAGATGActgggatgatgatgatgtcagTGACGACTTCTCGCGTCAGTTAAGGAAGGAGCTTGAGAATGGTGGTGAGAAGAAATGA